One Aciduliprofundum boonei T469 genomic region harbors:
- a CDS encoding Lrp/AsnC family transcriptional regulator has translation MDEVDVRILKLLWEDGRMPIYRIADKVGLSNAAVYKRIKAMEKRGELRGFTILLNMDKVLNSAVISIRARKKRDEVMSIISELSGVMHIIAGFGGRYYGEFWYVDEYELNDKVNYLKKLTGAYRIEIYKHRKEKEMDLSPLDWKIILALKDNARRPFREVAEEVGVSTKTVSKRWRWLKEEDICRAYPIVNRPSTKEIFWFSLFIETDDPLFESKVKRINNLWRTSSFAEPKMVYGVFYGTSIKEIDDIMEEIIAMKGVKRVIYEIIVDERFYPDYLYYVARKKGYKG, from the coding sequence ATGGACGAAGTAGATGTAAGAATTCTCAAGCTGTTGTGGGAAGATGGAAGAATGCCCATATATAGAATTGCTGATAAGGTAGGGTTATCAAATGCAGCCGTTTACAAAAGGATTAAAGCTATGGAGAAAAGAGGAGAGCTGAGGGGATTTACCATTCTTCTCAATATGGATAAAGTTCTTAATAGTGCTGTGATTTCAATAAGAGCTAGGAAAAAGAGGGATGAAGTTATGAGCATTATAAGTGAACTCAGTGGCGTGATGCATATCATAGCAGGATTTGGAGGAAGGTATTATGGGGAATTCTGGTATGTAGATGAATATGAGTTAAATGACAAGGTAAATTATCTCAAAAAGCTCACGGGGGCATATAGAATTGAGATTTATAAGCATAGAAAGGAAAAGGAAATGGATTTATCTCCTTTGGATTGGAAAATAATACTTGCGTTGAAAGATAATGCGAGGAGACCTTTTAGAGAGGTGGCAGAGGAGGTAGGAGTTTCAACAAAAACAGTATCGAAAAGATGGAGATGGTTAAAAGAGGAAGATATTTGTAGGGCATATCCCATTGTCAACAGGCCCTCTACCAAGGAGATATTCTGGTTCTCTCTATTCATAGAAACCGATGATCCTTTATTTGAAAGTAAGGTCAAAAGAATAAATAATCTATGGAGGACATCTAGTTTTGCAGAGCCCAAGATGGTTTATGGAGTATTCTATGGGACATCCATAAAAGAAATAGACGATATAATGGAAGAGATAATAGCAATGAAAGGTGTAAAAAGAGTTATCTATGAGATCATTGTGGATGAGAGGTTCTATCCTGATTATCTTTACTATGTGGCTCGTAAAAAAGGATATAAAGGGTGA